Proteins encoded together in one Panthera uncia isolate 11264 chromosome A2, Puncia_PCG_1.0, whole genome shotgun sequence window:
- the SEC61G gene encoding protein transport protein Sec61 subunit gamma: MDQVMQFVEPSRQFVKDSIRLVKRCTKPDRKEFQKIAMATAIGFAIMGFIGFFVKLIHIPINNIIVGG, encoded by the exons ATGGATCAGGTAATGCAGTTCGTTGAGCCGAGTCGGCAGTTTGTGAAGGACTCAATTCGGCTGGTCAAAAGGTGCACTAAACCTGATAGAAAAG AATTCCAGAAGATTGCCATGGCAACAGCAATAGGATTTGCTATAATGGGATTCATTGGCTTTTTTGTGAAATTGATCCATATCCCTATTAATAACATCATTGT tgGTGGCTGA